One segment of bacterium DNA contains the following:
- the cyaB gene encoding class IV adenylate cyclase, which yields MREIEVKVLDIDRPAVELTLAELSARPSPEERLTAVFFDSPDGRLRVAGNLLRLRREGDRVLLTFKRRVGEEGAKVREEIEVGVSDFEACRLLLNALGLAETAHVDKFRTSYRLDTATIAIDRHVGEHLFIPEFLEIEAGSIEEVQAVAARLGFAPETLRPWGLPQVIEHYRARS from the coding sequence ATGCGTGAAATAGAGGTTAAGGTCCTCGACATCGACCGTCCGGCGGTCGAGCTGACCTTGGCCGAGCTCAGCGCCAGGCCCTCCCCGGAGGAGCGGCTCACTGCCGTCTTCTTCGACTCTCCCGATGGCCGGCTGCGTGTCGCGGGCAATCTGCTGCGACTCCGAAGAGAGGGCGATCGCGTGCTGCTTACCTTCAAGCGTCGTGTGGGCGAAGAGGGCGCAAAGGTGCGGGAGGAGATCGAGGTCGGGGTCAGTGATTTTGAGGCCTGCCGACTGCTCTTGAATGCGCTCGGGCTGGCCGAGACGGCTCACGTGGACAAGTTCCGGACTAGCTACCGGCTGGACACCGCCACCATCGCCATCGACCGCCACGTGGGCGAGCATTTGTTCATTCCGGAGTTCCTGGAAATCGAGGCCGGGAGCATCGAAGAAGTGCAGGCTGTGGCCGCCCGTCTTGGCTTCGCACCCGAAACGCTGCGGCCGTGGGGTCTGCCACAAGTCATTGAGCACTACAGAGCACGAAGCTAA
- the ppk1 gene encoding polyphosphate kinase 1, translating to MHCLTGASGANTDSRADVSGKTICVHQCPSVVSPREGPVLRDRYVNREWSWLAFNERVLEEAEDKSNPLLERVKFVAIFASNLDEFYMKRVAALCEVIDADEKKPDGFGYFPEEVYRGIEAIATRLRTRHVEIFRRLLRQELAAAGIRLPEMSQLGERDRAVVQSYFDTTAYPLATPMAVDQSHPFPILPSKTLSLAVRLERAGESALAILPLPAGLPRVFKLPASRMDHRFVLLEDILRANLERFFRGYEVRESAVFRVMRDSELNIDEDEVSDLLEAVEEQVRGRPRAKPVALEIERTVSPGLLEQVTERVGVAADRVKLLDGRIDLTFLYELIAKTSRPDLQDRMYDAGATEYDDIFQRIRESDLLVHVPYQSYRPVIDLVDRAADDPDVLGIKITLYRTYQQSAVVQSLARAALNGKQVTVLVEIKASFDEERNIRWARQLEHAGCHVVYGIPRMKIHAKLCLVIRREDDGIRRYVHLGTGNYNEATARVYTDLHLLTCAEPFGRDASDVFNVISGHSLPPRWNKLVVAPHHLRDYFLQLIDGEVENQRRSGTGFVFAKLNALQDRKIIDKLYEAGAAGVKMQLLVRGICCLRPGLKGLSETIEVRSIVGRFLEHSRIYQFGGGGEPKLFLSSSDWMKRNMERRIELLFPVERPELKQELRALLDLYWRDSVKARIMLPDATYRRAEPARPPLSVQEELIQRHATSA from the coding sequence ATGCACTGTCTGACAGGGGCCTCGGGGGCCAACACGGATAGCCGGGCAGATGTCTCCGGGAAAACCATCTGTGTTCATCAGTGTCCATCTGTGGTTAGTCCGCGCGAAGGTCCGGTCCTGCGCGACCGCTACGTCAACCGTGAGTGGAGCTGGCTGGCCTTCAACGAACGGGTGCTCGAAGAGGCCGAAGACAAGAGCAATCCGCTGCTCGAACGGGTGAAGTTCGTGGCCATCTTCGCCAGCAATCTCGACGAGTTCTACATGAAGCGGGTCGCGGCGTTGTGCGAGGTAATCGATGCGGACGAGAAGAAACCGGACGGCTTCGGTTACTTCCCGGAAGAAGTCTACCGGGGCATCGAGGCGATTGCCACCCGCCTGCGTACACGCCACGTGGAGATTTTCCGCCGCCTGCTGCGCCAGGAACTGGCCGCAGCAGGGATTCGACTGCCGGAGATGTCGCAGCTCGGCGAGCGCGACCGGGCGGTCGTGCAGTCGTACTTTGATACGACCGCGTACCCGCTGGCCACGCCGATGGCGGTTGACCAGTCGCATCCATTCCCGATACTGCCGTCCAAGACCCTGAGCCTGGCGGTCCGGCTGGAACGCGCCGGTGAATCGGCGCTGGCGATACTCCCTCTGCCGGCCGGGCTGCCGCGAGTATTCAAGCTGCCCGCGTCGAGGATGGACCACCGGTTCGTGCTGCTCGAAGACATACTGCGCGCCAACCTCGAGCGTTTCTTCCGCGGCTACGAAGTCCGGGAGAGCGCGGTATTCCGCGTTATGCGCGACAGTGAGCTGAACATCGATGAAGACGAAGTCTCCGACCTCTTGGAAGCGGTGGAGGAACAGGTGCGAGGCCGGCCCCGGGCCAAGCCGGTGGCGCTGGAAATCGAGAGAACGGTATCACCCGGGTTGCTCGAACAGGTGACTGAACGCGTCGGGGTGGCGGCCGACCGGGTGAAACTGCTGGACGGCCGCATCGACCTGACGTTTCTCTACGAGCTGATTGCCAAGACCTCGCGTCCGGACCTGCAGGACCGGATGTACGACGCCGGCGCGACCGAGTATGATGATATCTTCCAGCGGATACGCGAATCCGACCTGCTCGTGCACGTACCTTACCAGTCCTACCGGCCGGTGATTGACCTCGTTGACCGCGCGGCCGACGACCCGGACGTTCTCGGCATCAAGATTACCCTGTACCGCACCTACCAGCAGTCCGCCGTGGTCCAGTCGCTGGCGCGGGCCGCGCTTAACGGCAAGCAGGTGACGGTACTGGTGGAAATCAAGGCAAGCTTCGACGAAGAACGGAACATCCGCTGGGCCCGGCAACTCGAGCATGCCGGCTGCCATGTCGTCTACGGCATCCCGCGCATGAAGATCCATGCCAAGCTCTGCCTCGTTATCCGACGCGAAGACGACGGCATCCGCCGCTACGTCCACCTCGGAACCGGCAACTACAATGAGGCAACGGCGCGGGTCTACACCGACCTGCACCTCCTGACCTGCGCCGAGCCGTTCGGCCGCGACGCCTCCGACGTCTTCAACGTCATCTCCGGCCATTCGCTCCCGCCGCGCTGGAACAAGCTGGTCGTCGCGCCCCATCATCTGCGCGACTACTTCCTGCAACTCATCGACGGAGAAGTCGAGAACCAGCGTCGGAGCGGGACCGGTTTCGTCTTCGCCAAGCTCAACGCGCTGCAGGACCGGAAGATAATCGACAAGCTCTACGAAGCTGGCGCGGCCGGGGTCAAGATGCAATTGCTCGTCCGGGGCATCTGCTGCCTGCGGCCGGGCCTGAAGGGACTGAGCGAGACGATCGAGGTCAGAAGCATCGTCGGGAGGTTCCTCGAACACTCCCGTATCTACCAGTTCGGCGGAGGCGGCGAACCGAAGTTGTTCCTTTCCTCGTCCGATTGGATGAAACGCAACATGGAGCGCCGCATTGAACTGCTATTCCCGGTGGAGCGACCGGAATTGAAACAGGAACTCCGTGCACTCCTCGATCTTTACTGGCGTGACAGCGTGAAAGCCCGTATCATGTTGCCCGATGCCACCTATCGCCGGGCCGAGCCGGCCCGACCGCCGCTCAGCGTGCAGGAAGAGCTCATCCAACGCCATGCCACATCAGCCTGA
- a CDS encoding HD domain-containing protein yields MSTTEHEANPARAGVIDIGSNSIRLVIGERQGEKLRVLESLRTPMPIGQEVFRTNIVSPAAAGHVLATLERYRRTLAEYDVKTLRTVATTAVREARNRDVILDSVRRKSGLDVMVLTAGDVVYYYDAYLFFRMSKVLPVRQQTILTAELGAGTSDFSVMRRGTVLATVGLPLGMLRLTRLIEQAGAEPYVAGNVLREYVETELAGLRRQLPRVALQSIVLFSEHLVPSLGAVLGAGGYASGLARLKRRQAEELWNRCRGRSAAELVDTHKLAPDVAEMLVATSATVAALLTAFELDELFVVQTSLGEALLTYTLFELGQAERYNKLRQQLSVARGLCYRYGADLKHARRVASFARQLFGSLAGRLGLEPEDLNYLVIAAHLHDIGKFVSAGAHHKHSEYLIGALNLFRLDAGEVSLIACIARYHRRSTPHDSHPLYASLPPPARMKVQKLSALLRVADALDRSHTGRVEQLTVRVVDECTIELRVRAAADPLLERLAVEEKKNLLCEISGCEVRLIVEREPQ; encoded by the coding sequence TTGAGCACTACAGAGCACGAAGCTAACCCGGCGCGTGCCGGCGTAATCGACATCGGGTCGAACTCGATCCGGCTGGTCATCGGCGAGCGGCAAGGAGAGAAGCTGCGTGTGCTTGAGTCTTTGCGGACGCCGATGCCCATCGGACAAGAGGTCTTTCGCACCAACATTGTGTCACCGGCCGCCGCCGGCCATGTCCTGGCGACGCTGGAGCGGTACCGCCGGACGCTCGCGGAGTATGACGTAAAGACACTCCGCACCGTCGCGACGACCGCGGTCCGTGAGGCGCGCAACCGGGATGTGATACTGGACTCGGTGCGGCGCAAGAGCGGGCTCGATGTCATGGTACTGACTGCGGGAGACGTGGTCTACTACTACGACGCCTACCTCTTTTTCCGCATGAGCAAGGTGCTGCCGGTGCGACAGCAGACGATCCTGACCGCCGAGCTTGGTGCCGGCACATCAGACTTCTCGGTGATGAGGCGAGGGACCGTGCTGGCCACGGTCGGACTGCCATTGGGAATGCTGCGACTTACCCGGCTCATCGAGCAGGCCGGAGCTGAGCCGTACGTGGCCGGGAACGTGCTGCGCGAATACGTTGAGACCGAGCTGGCCGGACTGCGACGCCAGTTGCCGCGCGTCGCCCTGCAGAGCATCGTCCTGTTCAGCGAGCACCTAGTTCCGTCGCTGGGCGCGGTGCTCGGGGCCGGGGGCTACGCGAGCGGACTGGCCCGGCTCAAACGGCGGCAGGCGGAGGAGCTGTGGAACCGGTGCCGGGGCCGCAGCGCCGCCGAGCTGGTCGATACCCACAAACTCGCGCCGGACGTTGCGGAAATGCTGGTTGCCACTTCGGCCACCGTCGCCGCACTGCTCACGGCCTTCGAGCTTGACGAGCTATTCGTCGTTCAGACGTCACTGGGCGAGGCGCTCTTGACTTACACGTTGTTCGAGCTCGGCCAGGCCGAACGCTACAACAAGCTGCGCCAGCAATTGTCGGTCGCTCGCGGTCTGTGCTACCGGTACGGGGCTGACTTGAAGCACGCCCGGCGCGTGGCATCCTTCGCCCGCCAGCTCTTCGGCAGCCTGGCCGGTCGGCTCGGGTTGGAACCGGAAGACCTGAACTACCTGGTGATTGCGGCGCACCTGCACGACATCGGCAAGTTTGTTTCGGCCGGCGCCCATCACAAGCACAGCGAGTACCTGATTGGCGCGCTCAACCTGTTCCGGCTTGACGCCGGGGAGGTAAGTCTCATTGCCTGCATCGCCCGGTATCACCGTCGCTCAACCCCGCACGATTCCCACCCGCTGTATGCCTCGCTGCCGCCGCCGGCGCGCATGAAAGTCCAGAAGCTCTCTGCCCTGCTGCGGGTTGCCGACGCGCTCGACCGCTCGCATACCGGTCGGGTGGAGCAGCTCACGGTGCGGGTGGTAGATGAGTGTACCATCGAGCTGCGGGTTCGCGCCGCAGCCGACCCGCTGCTAGAACGCCTGGCAGTCGAAGAAAAGAAGAACCTGCTCTGTGAGATTTCCGGCTGCGAAGTGCGGCTGATTGTCGAACGCGAACCGCAATGA
- a CDS encoding VOC family protein, whose amino-acid sequence MSRVVHFEMMAYEPERAIDFYSKVLDWKFQKWANPDSDYWLISTGDDEAPGINGGLTTGKPVSAVVNTIGVADLDATLDRIEENGGRVIRPRVSRPGMGWYASFEDPVGNQFGLLQAGAAENDCPETVEDRQQSLPGCSDDRVRPRPQAGRTTSTRTTRKTARTPRPSPARTSRTKTGSSRPRTRAGR is encoded by the coding sequence ATGTCGCGCGTAGTGCATTTCGAGATGATGGCCTATGAGCCCGAGAGGGCAATTGACTTCTACTCCAAGGTACTGGATTGGAAGTTTCAGAAGTGGGCCAACCCGGACTCGGACTACTGGTTGATCAGCACCGGTGACGATGAAGCACCGGGCATCAATGGCGGGCTCACGACCGGTAAACCGGTTAGTGCCGTGGTGAATACCATCGGCGTCGCCGACCTTGATGCGACGCTCGATAGGATCGAGGAGAACGGCGGCAGAGTAATCCGACCGCGCGTGTCCAGGCCGGGCATGGGCTGGTATGCTTCGTTCGAAGACCCGGTCGGCAATCAGTTCGGGCTGCTACAGGCTGGAGCCGCCGAGAATGACTGCCCGGAGACCGTAGAGGATCGGCAGCAGTCGCTGCCAGGCTGCTCCGACGACCGCGTCCGGCCTCGGCCTCAAGCCGGCCGAACCACCTCCACGAGGACTACTCGCAAGACGGCTAGAACGCCACGCCCGTCGCCGGCACGGACCAGCCGAACCAAGACTGGCTCGTCCCGACCTCGTACCCGGGCAGGTCGCTAG
- a CDS encoding CHAD domain-containing protein: MPHQPDLLVPAGLADPSETAFAAAAVLERLKMLTKEAEGVKDGSDIEFVHRMRVASRRLRTALRVFADCLPRRPHKVWTRLVRQVTRSLSRARDLDVQLDFIAGMDTRRLKPGLRPGVQRLRLRLKQQRAALQDEVVRRVEKFESSGVVESMQDRLEPLVTEVPASSALWRRARREISTHLDELLVFLPFVDQPECQRELHQMRIATKHLRYSFELFRPLFGDQLEKTIDMTKEIQRLLGDIHDYDVWAELLPEFARSERTRTLEYYGSDAAFPRLVPGLEYLRRRVSALRRARYREFARFWHQTESDLVWEHLRQTVAAGGN; the protein is encoded by the coding sequence ATGCCACATCAGCCTGACCTGCTGGTTCCGGCCGGACTGGCCGACCCGTCCGAGACCGCCTTTGCCGCGGCCGCGGTCCTGGAGCGGCTGAAGATGCTCACCAAGGAAGCCGAGGGCGTCAAGGACGGCAGCGACATCGAGTTCGTTCACCGGATGCGCGTGGCGTCGCGGCGGCTGCGCACCGCCCTGCGGGTGTTTGCCGATTGTCTGCCCCGGCGTCCGCATAAGGTTTGGACCAGACTCGTACGGCAGGTCACCCGCTCGCTCAGCCGGGCGCGCGATTTGGACGTACAGCTTGATTTCATCGCCGGCATGGACACGCGGCGGCTCAAGCCCGGGTTGCGTCCCGGGGTTCAGCGTCTGCGTCTGAGGCTTAAGCAGCAGCGGGCCGCTCTTCAGGATGAAGTCGTTCGCCGGGTGGAGAAATTCGAGTCGAGCGGCGTGGTCGAGTCGATGCAGGACCGGCTGGAGCCACTCGTGACCGAAGTCCCGGCCAGCAGCGCCCTTTGGCGCCGGGCCCGGCGGGAGATATCCACTCACCTGGACGAGCTGCTGGTATTCCTGCCCTTTGTTGACCAACCGGAGTGTCAGAGAGAACTGCACCAGATGCGCATCGCCACCAAGCATCTGCGCTACTCGTTTGAGCTCTTCCGGCCGCTGTTCGGCGACCAATTGGAGAAGACAATTGACATGACCAAGGAAATCCAGCGACTGCTCGGTGACATACACGACTACGACGTCTGGGCCGAGCTCTTGCCCGAATTTGCCCGTTCGGAGCGGACGCGCACATTGGAATACTATGGCTCGGATGCGGCTTTCCCGCGACTGGTGCCCGGGCTTGAGTACCTGCGGCGCCGAGTGTCTGCTCTACGGCGGGCGCGCTACCGTGAGTTTGCGCGTTTCTGGCACCAGACCGAGTCGGACCTGGTCTGGGAACATCTGCGTCAGACCGTGGCCGCCGGGGGCAACTGA
- a CDS encoding VOC family protein: MSRVVHFEIMAKEPQKAIDFYSAVLDWKFQKSENTDSEYWRVSTGDEQRPGINGGLAAGDPVGAVINTIGIADLDATLGKIEEHGGKVVQPRVARPGMGWFASFEDPTGNQMGLMQADAAAQ; the protein is encoded by the coding sequence ATGTCGCGCGTAGTGCATTTCGAAATCATGGCCAAGGAGCCGCAGAAGGCAATCGACTTCTACTCCGCCGTGCTGGACTGGAAGTTCCAGAAGTCGGAGAACACGGATAGCGAATACTGGCGCGTCTCGACCGGCGACGAACAGCGGCCGGGAATCAACGGCGGACTCGCCGCCGGGGACCCGGTCGGCGCCGTGATAAACACCATCGGCATCGCTGACCTCGACGCGACGCTCGGCAAGATCGAGGAGCACGGCGGCAAGGTAGTTCAGCCGCGTGTGGCCCGGCCGGGCATGGGCTGGTTCGCCTCGTTCGAAGACCCGACGGGCAACCAGATGGGCCTGATGCAGGCGGACGCAGCAGCGCAGTAG